In Desulfobulbus oralis, one DNA window encodes the following:
- a CDS encoding helix-turn-helix domain-containing protein, protein MAKAPENFAETVKGVRQQLGLSQEELAHELGVSFSTINRWENSKTVPFKLARRQFEAFCKRMAGQGKLNLDNKDMQP, encoded by the coding sequence ATGGCAAAGGCTCCGGAAAATTTTGCGGAGACGGTCAAAGGAGTCCGCCAGCAACTGGGGCTCAGCCAGGAAGAGCTGGCCCATGAACTGGGCGTGAGCTTTTCCACGATCAACCGCTGGGAAAACAGCAAGACGGTTCCTTTCAAGCTGGCGAGAAGGCAATTCGAAGCTTTTTGTAAAAGGATGGCAGGACAGGGCAAGCTGAATCTCGATAACAAGGATATGCAACCATGA
- a CDS encoding ATP-binding protein yields the protein MSIDRPESELHGILAELRKLPSETEWVEFKHNNDEPDEIGEYLSALANAAALTGKVSAWLVWGVSNDTHEVIGTTFNPTAAKVGNEELESWLLHLLSPKINFRFYTVQLEDNMVVLLEISAAFRHPVQFKGTEFIRVGSYRKKLKDFPEKERELWRVFDRTPFEKEIAAENIAAEEVLRLLDYPAYFDLLSLPLPEGRDGILSALAADDMIAPGKGGKWNITNLGAVLFAKRLADFRTLARKAVRVVLYKGENRVKTVREQEGSKGYAAGFEGLIGFVTNLLPSNEVIGQALRKQVPMFPELAIRELVANAIIHQDFHLTGTGPMVELFAGRMEITNPGLPLVQTDRFLDSPPRSRNEALASFMRRIGICEERGSGVDKVVIQTEVFQLPAPFFEATDEHTRVVLFAHREFKAMDKTDRIRAAYLHACLRYVQRDYMTNTSLRERFGIDEKNSSMASRIIRDTVEAGLIRCHDETVGSRARKYLPRWA from the coding sequence GTGAGCATCGACCGACCGGAAAGCGAGTTGCATGGCATCTTGGCCGAGTTGCGCAAACTGCCCAGCGAAACCGAGTGGGTCGAGTTCAAGCACAACAATGACGAACCGGACGAGATCGGCGAATACCTCTCCGCCCTGGCCAATGCTGCCGCCCTGACCGGGAAGGTGAGCGCCTGGCTCGTCTGGGGCGTAAGCAATGACACCCACGAGGTCATTGGCACTACATTCAACCCAACGGCGGCCAAGGTCGGCAACGAGGAGCTGGAAAGCTGGTTGCTGCATCTGCTCTCACCCAAGATCAACTTCCGCTTTTACACGGTTCAGCTCGAAGACAACATGGTCGTCCTGCTGGAAATCAGTGCGGCCTTCCGTCATCCGGTGCAGTTCAAGGGGACAGAGTTTATCCGCGTCGGCTCCTACAGAAAGAAGCTGAAGGACTTCCCGGAAAAAGAGCGCGAGCTGTGGCGGGTGTTTGATCGCACGCCCTTTGAAAAGGAGATCGCCGCCGAAAATATTGCTGCCGAGGAGGTGCTCCGGCTGCTCGATTATCCCGCCTATTTCGACCTGCTCTCTCTGCCGCTTCCCGAGGGGCGGGACGGTATTCTGTCCGCCCTAGCGGCCGACGACATGATCGCTCCGGGCAAGGGCGGCAAATGGAATATCACCAACCTCGGCGCCGTGCTGTTCGCCAAACGGCTGGCCGATTTCCGCACCCTAGCCCGCAAAGCGGTGCGCGTTGTTCTCTACAAAGGTGAAAACCGTGTAAAAACCGTGCGCGAGCAGGAGGGCAGCAAGGGGTACGCCGCCGGATTCGAGGGGCTGATCGGTTTTGTCACCAACCTGCTGCCCAGTAACGAGGTCATCGGCCAGGCCCTGCGCAAGCAGGTGCCCATGTTCCCGGAACTGGCCATCCGTGAGTTGGTGGCCAATGCCATCATCCACCAGGACTTTCACCTGACCGGTACCGGCCCCATGGTGGAGCTCTTTGCGGGCCGCATGGAAATCACCAACCCCGGTCTGCCGCTGGTGCAGACCGACCGCTTTCTCGACAGCCCGCCCCGCTCCCGCAACGAAGCCCTGGCCTCCTTCATGCGCCGCATCGGCATCTGCGAGGAGCGCGGCAGCGGCGTGGACAAGGTGGTCATCCAAACCGAGGTCTTTCAGCTTCCCGCACCTTTTTTTGAAGCCACGGACGAACACACCCGCGTCGTCCTCTTCGCCCACCGTGAGTTCAAGGCCATGGACAAGACCGACCGCATCCGTGCCGCCTACCTGCATGCCTGCCTGCGTTACGTGCAGCGGGACTACATGACCAACACCAGCCTGCGTGAACGCTTCGGCATCGACGAGAAGAACAGCTCCATGGCCTCCCGCATCATCAGGGATACTGTCGAAGCCGGTCTGATCCGCTGCCATGACGAGACTGTCGGCAGCCGGGCCAGAAAATACCTGCCGAGGTGGGCATGA
- a CDS encoding restriction endonuclease subunit S, which translates to MKPGDSAFLFDTKSGATPSSGVEEYWDGDINWVTPEDLGKLESRYIQDTRRRITEEGYKNCGVSLVPADSLILSKRAPIGLVAILSVDATCNQGCFLLTKQNGVDERFYYYALLYLRPLLEILGRGSTFMELSADDLRSVRLPYPDVETQRLIAGYLDRETARIDALVAEKEKMLALLEEKRAALISRAVTRGLDPTAPLKPSGLDWLGDIPAHWEVWRLKYLAEVRGGLTPWAKSIRETTLSKWYISGLLMCKMAT; encoded by the coding sequence TTGAAACCCGGCGACTCCGCTTTCTTGTTTGATACGAAATCGGGTGCCACTCCGTCCAGTGGTGTTGAAGAGTACTGGGATGGCGACATCAATTGGGTGACGCCAGAAGATTTGGGGAAACTTGAAAGCCGATACATTCAAGATACTCGTCGCCGCATCACAGAAGAAGGGTACAAAAATTGTGGTGTAAGCCTTGTTCCCGCGGACTCCTTGATCTTGTCAAAACGAGCACCGATTGGGCTGGTGGCTATTCTGTCCGTCGATGCCACATGCAACCAAGGTTGCTTCCTCCTTACAAAGCAAAATGGTGTCGATGAACGGTTCTATTATTACGCACTGCTTTACCTTCGGCCATTACTTGAGATTCTAGGCCGTGGCTCAACTTTCATGGAATTATCCGCAGATGACCTGCGATCTGTGCGGCTACCATACCCCGATGTCGAAACCCAACGCCTGATCGCCGGCTACCTCGACCGCGAAACCGCGCGCATCGATGCGCTGGTGGCGGAAAAGGAAAAGATGCTGGCCCTGCTGGAAGAAAAGCGCGCCGCCCTCATCAGCCGCGCCGTCACCCGCGGCCTCGACCCCACCGCCCCCCTCAAACCCTCCGGCCTCGACTGGCTGGGAGATATTCCGGCACATTGGGAGGTTTGGCGCCTCAAATATTTGGCAGAAGTGCGCGGCGGTTTAACCCCCTGGGCAAAAAGTATTCGCGAAACGACCTTATCGAAATGGTATATCTCAGGGTTGCTAATGTGCAAGATGGCTACTTGA
- a CDS encoding ImmA/IrrE family metallo-endopeptidase has protein sequence MNTVPASIPVLRWAADRACLSDAILEKHFRKWPLWLTGEAQPTLKQLENFARLTHTPIGYFFLPEPPELELPVPDFRTLRDEAMLEPSSALLDTLYLCQQRQEWFRDYARMHGLPRLTFVGSVTLADQAEDVAEAMRQSLSLSIAERKGLPTWMDALRQLIAKAEEAGVLVMASSIVGSNSHRKLNVDEFRGFALADDLAPLVFLNGADSKAAQMFTLAHELAHIWLGESGVSDPEAGNIPEQGIEKWCNQVAAELLMPLDELRQVYEPGSSVAAEIQRLARLFKVSTLVALRRLFDAGFIDQTTLWQCYRKEVERIRGLERSSGGGDFYRTLGARTGKLFARAILSSTLEGQTLFQDAFRMLGVRKTSTFYEAARELGVML, from the coding sequence ATGAACACCGTCCCCGCCTCCATTCCAGTTTTGCGCTGGGCAGCGGATCGGGCCTGTCTCTCCGATGCCATACTGGAAAAGCATTTTCGCAAATGGCCACTGTGGCTCACCGGCGAGGCGCAGCCAACCTTGAAGCAATTGGAGAACTTTGCCCGACTCACTCACACCCCCATCGGTTATTTCTTCCTGCCCGAACCGCCGGAACTGGAACTGCCTGTGCCGGATTTCCGCACCTTGCGAGATGAAGCCATGCTTGAGCCCAGCAGCGCCTTGCTGGATACCCTCTATCTCTGCCAACAACGGCAGGAGTGGTTCCGCGACTATGCCCGCATGCACGGCCTGCCCCGGCTGACTTTTGTCGGCAGCGTGACCCTTGCGGATCAAGCTGAGGATGTGGCTGAAGCAATGCGGCAGTCCTTGTCTCTCTCCATTGCCGAGCGGAAGGGCCTGCCGACCTGGATGGATGCCCTGCGCCAGCTCATCGCCAAGGCCGAGGAGGCCGGGGTGTTGGTAATGGCCAGTTCCATTGTCGGCAGCAACAGCCATCGAAAACTGAACGTGGATGAATTTCGCGGCTTTGCCCTGGCCGATGATTTGGCGCCGCTGGTGTTTTTGAATGGCGCGGACAGCAAGGCAGCTCAGATGTTTACCCTGGCCCACGAATTAGCCCATATCTGGCTGGGTGAAAGCGGGGTGTCCGATCCGGAGGCGGGAAATATCCCCGAGCAAGGGATTGAAAAATGGTGCAACCAGGTGGCCGCTGAACTGTTGATGCCGCTGGATGAACTGCGCCAGGTGTATGAACCTGGTTCGTCAGTGGCCGCGGAGATTCAACGTCTGGCCCGCCTGTTCAAGGTGAGTACCCTGGTGGCCTTGCGCCGCCTGTTCGATGCAGGATTTATCGATCAAACCACCCTGTGGCAATGCTACCGCAAAGAGGTCGAGAGAATCAGGGGACTGGAGCGTAGCAGTGGCGGCGGTGATTTTTATCGCACCCTGGGTGCGCGTACCGGCAAACTCTTCGCCCGGGCGATTCTCTCCAGTACCCTGGAGGGGCAGACCCTGTTTCAGGACGCCTTCCGTATGCTTGGTGTGCGCAAGACTTCCACCTTTTATGAAGCTGCACGCGAGTTGGGGGTGATGCTATGA